TTTAAGTCAGAAGAAGACAATACCGCTTTCaaaaacatagtttttttttttgcttttatctgTAGAAAAATAAGTACAAaagttttctctttctctttaagTACTGTACATTTGATTGAGGAATCGGGGAAGGGTCTTCTCTAGGTCCAGCCAGGGTTCATGCTGTCCTGTAGACCAGTTCTTCCTGGGTTCACTAGAGAAGTGGGTCTTCTGCCGGAGGCTCCTTATCCCTTTGATAGACATGTAAACGTCTGAACGCTCTCCTCTTTACATGAGTTCAAGGTCAGataaatgtaaatataaaaatgtatctaTTGATCTATCTGTAAGTATATAATGTACACAAGTCTTTACAAAACAAAAGTCCAAGATGGCCCGTTATTGTAAATAGGGACCCATGGCGTTCCAGTCACTGAGTCCTGGAGGGAATTCTTCATTgagatcaaacagctgatctaggTTGGTAGAGTTTGAAAGATAGTCGTTCCTGCCCTCCTCCCATGGATGCTGGAGGAACGCGGTGGCCAGGAATGTCTCATCAAAATCCAAACTGTTTTGGACTGGTACTTGATTCTGCCCCGTAGGGTAccactgctgcggacagttaatgtGCTTGCCATGGACTGTGAGGTCAACAGATTGGCTGACTGGGCTCAATGGTGGAGTAACTTCGAGGTCTTCAAATGCAGAGAAGTTGTCTCCAAGGTTTGAGTCAAAAATGACTTCCCAGTCAAAATCTCCTTTTAGGGGTCCCAATTCTGTCTGGTCATCATGGGACAGCATGGGGGAACTGGATAAGCGGGGAGCTTTGAACATCCTTTTAGGCAATGGCTGCTTGCGCTTGTGACCTTTGTTCTCGGCAAGGCTCCATATGTGTTCACCAGCAGAATTCCAGTTTTGTTCACCTGTGGCTTCCTCAAACTCCTTCAGTAGCTGATGGGACTCAGAGCTTATGGTCATAGGCCATACGGAACCCATATTATTCTCAGAGGAAGTGGACTGGGCTCCAGCAAAGGCTGGGTGGATCTGGACAGGCGGCAGTCGTCTCTTCTTAATGGCACCATTCATAAGCCGGTCAGCATACTGTGGATCAATCTTCCAAAATCCACCTTTTCCCGGCTCGTCTTTCTCTCGAGGAACTTTAATAAAGCATTTATTCAGAGAAAGATTGTGTCTGATGGAATTCTGCAGAAGGAAGAAATCAGAGACCGGTCAATattcatgtactgcatgaagaacATTCATCACACATCGTCATCACATCATCTGAAGAAGCAGTGGGTCCGGCCACGTTCTGGAGGAACAGACATAGTCTGGGCAGGACAATTGTATTTTAACAGCAtgcagtaaagtaaaaaaaaaaaaaaggcatcaaaatggttGCATTCCTTTTTTCCCCTTTAACCTAAATCCACCCCCATCTCCAGCCACAGGGATCCCGGATCTTCCAGATCCGCTATTTACTGTTTAATGAAATTTAACAAGGGGAGAAAAAAACGACACAAACCCCCCAATCCCCTCCCCCTGCCTTTTCTATTCATCCCCCCTTTTGGACTTTGGATGCTTATTGCTTGGCCAGTTAAACATATTTATCATTCTTGCCTCAGCAGTCTCCGTCCTCGCCACCTGTGTGTGTCTGGGATCCCCCCCACCACCAAGGTTTAATTAAACCAGTAAAGTCTCAGCCTCACTGGGGGAGTAGTTTTAATTATTCGCCTACTAGAAAGTTTATGCTCCTGGGGGCCTCTGTGGACCAGatccgatagatagatagatagatagatagatagatagatagatagatatgagatagataggagatagatagatagatagatagatagatagatattagatagatagatatgagatagatagatagatagatagatattagatagatagatattagatagatagatagatagatatgagatggatgatagatattagatagatagatagatattagataaacaGATCGATAGATAGGTGGAGAGATaggtatgagagagatagatagatagataatagatagatagataataaatagatagatatgagatagatagatagatagatagatagatagatagatagataggagatagatagatagatagatagatatgagatagatattagatagatagatatgagatagatagatattagataaacaGATCGATAGATAGGTGGAGAGATaggtatgagagagatagatagaaatattagatagacagacagatattaCACAGATGATACATAAttcagatattagatagataagagatagataatagTTGTAAGAAACTTCTATTTTCACTATTTCTGGATTGCCTCGGATGTTTCTACACGTAAATAGATTTATGTGAAGAAGCTGGGGGGGTCTTCTAGTTTCCCCCTTTCCGGTAATCGCCTCCTCCCACCTCACtgtacaagatttcgcccataaaCCCGTCTCATCTCATCCCTCCCAAGGACCATCTATTACCAGGAGACAATGCAGTGTCAGGGCGGCAGGGCCACACAGATTCTCCAggacagggggaggggaggagctgACATCCACAGTCTAATAGTACACTGATATATGGCGGTGTAGTTACTGACCCTGCATGGGGACCTCCTATGACCCCCCATTgtgttgtgtgtgtttttttttttcagggacaCTTGTGTGACAAATTTGGGAAAGAAGCATTTTACTGCCTCTGTCTGATGGATCACAGGGGTTAATGTGACACTAGTGATGCTGTGGGATGCTGAATGTACAAAATAGTAACTGGGAAGCGATGGAACTAGAGAATAATTATACCCAGGGGATGACGGGTAAGGCAGCAAGATGCCAACTGCATGCCTTATAGCTCAGGGTGGAATCGGGGTGACTTACATGGAGGTGGGTTCCACATGTATGGGACACCACTGAATCCTCCCCATACTGTCAGTTCTACCATAAGACCTCTTTTTTAGATATTTACCTGCCAGGTGGGGTCTGCATGCCGGAAGTAGCAGAAATTATCAGTGATCCACTTGTAGATGGCAGAAAGCGTGATCTTGGTCTTCTTGCTCGCCTGCATCGCCATGCATATGAGGGTGGCATAGGAGTAGGGCGGCTTCACATGCGGGTTGGTCTTGTAGTCAATCTCCTCCATGGGTTGAAGTCCCAGGTGTGCAGCCCTTGAGGTAGAAGATGAGGTGGGCTTGCCTGGGGTGTGTGGCATTCCTAAGCAGGCAGGATCAGCAGCCAGTGGTGAGCAAGGGGCAGCAGAACCGGGTAAGTGACGGTACCCATGAGGGTCTCCGCTCGACAAAGGGGTCTTGCCCACGTTGGCATTGATGATGGAGAATTCTTGCAGCCACTGTAGACTGGTCAGACTGTCATCCAGGTTCACGGTGCTAGAGAGGGATTCCTGCCCCACTTCGCCTTCCGTCTGGTAGGACAGCCAGTTATCCGCCATGTCTgtgggcaccgccatgggcaagTCAAACATTCAGGAAGCCACAGGGGTCCGAAGACTTTTCCCTGAAATGAAATAACTTACACGTCAGAGAAGAAACCCAATGGGAGCGGCACCCACATTATGCATCACTCCCAGGCCGGGGATGTTAGGAGTTGTAGTACTGCAACAGCTTGGAGGGCCACCGGCCAGGCTGgggctggggttgggggggggggggggggggtttgtagtTTTCACAACAGCCGCTCACACTAAAGCGACTGATGCATTTGGGAAAATTCAGTGCAATCCAGGGTCATATTGTGAATGATGGGGGTGATTGTTCATGgaaaaaatttttgggggaaaaatgctTTCTAGCAAAATGACAGATCTGATTCTATATTATAAAGTAAATTTCACTCTCtggaagtttttttttaggaCTACATGTCACCAGTTTCTGCACCTTGTGCCCCCTACAGGGGTGATTGTAACAGTAAGTGGGGCACTGAGCAAAAGATTTATACCATACTGATAAATACAGAGGCTTGCCCAGCCATGCCCTAGGTGCCCTCCTGCCCTCTTGTCGCCGTATCTGCTATGCCCATTCTGGTAACAGATCAAGTCCTGCCCTATAAAATGCCCCAGCCTGTAAAAGAATTGAATGTTACCTGATTGACGGATGATCAGGGGACTACAGGGTGGACACGAAGCTTCTAGAAGGAGCAGCAGAGAAGGTGAGGAGCCTCCGATGAGTTATGGCAGCTCTTTTCTTACCTACCACCCTCGGCTGCCAGGCATTAAGTACCAGCGGctctgaaaggcttctctgggaaCTATGGCAACGCCCCGCCCATGTAAACAGCTTTCAGCGTTCTAATTGGCTGCTGAGTCGCCATGGAGAGCGCAGTCATgccgccacgccccctcccactggcTGTGCGCTGGACGTGGTGGGTATGTTGGCATGTGCATGGCGAGGGGCAGGAAGGCAGGACGTGGGGGGTAGGGGGCAGGAAGGCAGGACGTGGGGGTAGGGGGCTTATCTAAAaacacttccttttttttttttttttaccctcagGATTGGACTTGTGTCATTGAAATATTTGCCCTGCTGGGGGCGCTGTTTTTGGCAGCCTGTGCTTATTGCAGAGCAGAGGTCGGGGCTCAGGGCATTAGTCATCCTCAGTAATTCAGAGGTTTTATAACAGTGCAACCTGtggctgaaactacaactcttagTGTGCCCAGATAGTCGTTGGCTGTcgtgacatgctgggagttgtagtttctcaacagctgCTCCGTTAAAATTGCATTTTGCACTTTAGTTTACAAAATTTGGGCAGTTCTTACCCAGGGGACCATTCATTTGGTCCAAAAAACGGACACGGTGATTCGCAAACGATGAGGAGCCTTAGTTACGGTCATTATAGGGGCATAACTGGTCGTCATAGGGCCCCAACACCTAGTGATGACAAACCGCCACCGTATGGATAATGACGCCATAAACCACATAGTAGTGCCGCAGACAGGTACACTTTTTGGGCCCCTTCACCCTTCGGGGGCCCATAGCAGCGGCTGTGGCTATACAGATGGTGCACGTCTCTATTGGAGCGTTGCACTTACGTACAGCACAGCACGCTATGGCGTAATACATGGAGTAGTGCGCCATCCGTACGGCAATGGTAGAACGGATTTGCCAGGTTGGAAGCTGGCAGCGCGCCAGGCAGATTTGCCTCCTGGAAGAATTTTTAACCCCTTTGCTCCTGCCAGGCCGAGTATCATTCTCACACTGTGCGGCGGTTGTATTCCTGGCGCAGCGTAGGTCGTACAGAGGGGACGCAGGGATGGAGGAAGAGCAATGTGGGGGTTACAGACTGTGCCCCCAGGAAAATCATTTCTATCAATGCAGTCCCTGCGGCCCCTCTATTCTGCCTGGCAGGCgcagcgcccgcccctcctcttcTCTTGGTGACAGCCCCCGTCCCCTCCGTGCCgtggcatagcaaaagagggccaTTCATTTGGTTTTTTTCCCATAGGCAAAAATATGGGATCTGAAAAGATCCCCCAAAATAGTAGGGGAGGCGGAGGGGGGCGGCGTGCCAAAAGACATGCCACCTATTTGCATAATAAGGGATTGCAGGCCATTTACCCATTCAGTGCTGCTGACATAACTGAAGCGGTGGGCAAAGGTGGCCTGGAAAATGGGTTAACTGGATGTGTTCATACAGGACTGTGGAGTGGagtagacgggggggggggggggggggagaggaaagTCACATCTATGACGTGGTTTTGGCGGGTAAATGGCTGCGAAGTGGCAGATTTTCCCTCTAAAATCCTTGCCTGCAGCCGGTGGCCGGTGAGCGGGGACCAGCCTCATCTCCCGCTGTATCTGCTGCCTTTTCCCTCCCAGTCCTGGATCTCCCACTTCAGGACATTACCATCCCTTTGACCGTCTGATTGACCAATTTACCCCCCGGGGAGGAGCACCGCCTCCCTCTCTTTGATCACTTTCAGGGGGGAGACAGGTGTCATCCTAAAACTGGACTTATGTCTGGTGGTTggttaaggctaggttcacacaaaGTGTCTTTtgagctgaaaaaaacaaaaacggatgtggaatccgatttttttttttcctggcgcGTTTTTTTTTACACGGTTTTCGCTTTTGGTATTTtcattcctggccattttcaatgGGATTCCGGGCCCAGAATCCACATCATGAATGGACaggacacctttttttttttgcggtgggggttttaaaaaaaagctgttgtatgatttagggctcatgcacacggacgtattttctttccgcttccgatccgtttttttttgcggaccgtgtgcGTAAccgttcattttaatgggtccgcaaaaacaacggaaggtactccgtgtgcattctgattccgttccgcaaaaaagtagtgcatgtccttttaggcctcatgcacacgaccgtgtcgttttttgtggtccgcaaaccgcggatctgcaaaaaacggaagccgcccatgtgctttccgcaatttgcggaacgggtggccctattaggcctcatgcacacgaccgtgccggtttttgcggtctgcaaaaaaacggaagccgcccatgtgccttccgcaatttgcggaacggaacgggcggcccattgtagaaatgcctattcttgtccgcaaaacggagaagaataggacatgttatattttttttgcggggccacggaacggagcaacggatgcggtcagcacacggagtgctgtccgcatcttttgcggccccattgaagtgaatgggtccgcaccggaggtgcaaaaaatgcggctcggatgcggaccataacaacggtcgtgtgcatgaggccttattgtccgcaaatcacgatccgaggccccattcaagtcaatgggtccgcaaaatatacggaacacacacggaacatatccgtatttcatccatactgtagaaatgctatgcccagcccatattgctcatgtgtttagtgattaataagttactgtttccattccgcaaaaaactgatcaaatacggaaaccatacggatatgttttgtggaataacggaacggaagaggacttaaatcagaggaaaaaaagATACCTCAGATACAGAACCACGGATCCGTgataaatggtcgtgtgcatgagcccttaggctaggttcacacaggGTTTTTTGGATGAAGATTTTGGACCAAAAATCCTCGCCAAAAACGCACGCAGAACTTCCTCATTGCCTTCATTTGGGGAATCCACATGTTGAACCGTGCAGCGTTTCTTTTTTCGCATGTGGTTTTAAAAAGCGCACAGTGGAAAAAAGAAGTGTCCAGAATTCCATAAAAAATGGCTAAGAGTGAAAATCACCGGAATCGCACCAAAACTGTGTTACAACGTGTCAGGAAAAAAACGACGCGGAAAAAAAACCTGCATCCCCTTTTTTTCAGCTCACAAAATACTCTGTGTGAACCAACCCTGAAGGGCTTAtgcatgtattttgctgtccgcaaaatacggatcctcaaaaaaaatggatgacatccttgttacatgcgttttttttttggcggatccattgtaccaatgcctgtccttgtctgcaaaacggacaagtataggacatgttcaattttttgggcAGACTGGACTTGCGGACATACAGATATGGAATGCAAATTGAATCATTtacgtttttttgcggccccgttgaaatcaatggttccgtatacgggtcgcaagaaaaaacaaacagacaCGGacgaaaaatacgtttgtgtgcatgagcccttttagGTGCGGAATCCTCGTCAAAATCCTGGCCCAAAATCCTCTGTGTGAACCTAGTCTAAGGGCCCCGATACCTCATGTGGATCTATGTGGACTGGACTATATATGTGAGATCATGAGATGAGACCCCCGCCATTTCCAATACGGAGGGGCCATGGtgctctgtattattattttttctttacgtTTATCCTTCTAAAATGAGGGTATGTCCCATAACGTGTTCAGCAGGGTGCATGGCGCCCCCAGCCATAGCACCTCCTAGTGGGGCGCTACTGACCACAAATAGAGGCTATGCTATAAAAGAAGCAGGTGGTTCTCCTCATTTCAACTGTCCTGTTTTATTTCATGGGAAGGGAAGTGTTTCGCGTGGGAGGTAGAGTTCCACTTTAACCTTACGTTTTTGCCCCAGCTTTCGCCCAAAGACTGAATACATGCTAATTCATTTTCTAGGAATAAATATGGCTGTCATATCAGGTGAAAGGTGGACTTCACCCGAACAGCACCCGTATCCTGCTGTGTCCTCTGTTACAGCCAAGCCATGACCACGCGAAAGCAGGTGGACATTGAACATGGTCATCTGCGTCACAGGGGATTTGTCACCAGGACATCTGGACGGCCCCTTCTCCAAGTGAGTACCCTTGACCATCAGATGACCATTTTTGAAGACACCTACATGACACCCACGGAAATAAGTGACTGTGTTAGGCCCCATGCACGTGACTGCATAATACGGATGCGGTTTGTGTGCCATCCGCAGTCTATTTGCGggcccattcttttcaatgggaccTTGGtgggcattttgcagaacggacatacagatgcggaaagtTGATGGTCCACGTGCTTTCTGCAGAACATAAACATGTCCTGTAGGTccttgaaatcaatgggtctgcaaaaaaaaaaaacggatgcaacacaaaCCCCATCCTTATTTGGCAGattcacaatttgcggaccacaagatGGATAtgatcgtgtgcacgaggccatgGTCATTCGGAGGCCACTACAGTGGAACCTCATTCTGCATTGGCTCTTTTGAGAGGTCTCCCTCTATGAACTCCATAATCCCTAATAGGGGATACAGAGAAATTCCATTTGAGACTATGCTTGACCacttaatgtgtatgggggtcccCTGAAGTATGGGgccgttggatttcaacatgaccAATCCTTTTATTCTTCTGAAGACAATTCAACACCAGAGGAGGCGTCTGGGAGCGGCTCTCCCCCCTCTTCCCATTCAGAACATGGGGGGGTGGtcaacaggggtgcacctagcttttctgcttcctgaggcgaaaactgaaatggcgccccccccccctccccccaatgccaatttcttaacctaactcctttgccacaataaaagcgctcattgcccatggcccttccgctgcccccctcttgcccctacctggtgctgcctcacctggcctcattggtggtgcacccctgggggTCGGGAAGGATAGCGTTAGCGATGTTGTCTGACATGGATGTAATGTGGTTGGATATAATGGCAGCCCAGAACTGTCATGCAGGCACCGCCTGAACCTGCAGATGACATCTAATGCATATGTGGGTAACCCAGAGGTCCCCCAACTTGACCTGGGATTTCTGCGTACCTATAGGTTTGTTTCCCTGGCCAGCAACGGGGTATTCCCTTCTCCCCAATGAAATCAACACGTATGGGCCCTGGGAGAATCCAGTGGTCTTCTGCGCAAGCCCCCATTGCTGAACAGAACTCGGGGCTCCCGGATTTGAGATCTACCTTTGCAATTATTGTAAGAATATTTCGAATAATAGATCCCGACACCCGGCCGCGGCTTCTCCCGTCAGGTGTATGGGGGCAGGTTTCGCTGTATGCTAATAGACTGGTCGTACTTTCTTCTCGCCTTCACAGCTTGCATTTCAGGAAAGCAAACGGCAGAGGACACGCATGGGATTAACCATTTCCAGGCTGTAGTCTAAGGCCTCGTGCACGCGACcgtattttttgtccgcatccaatctgcatttttggcagatcggatgtggacccattcatttctattgggctgcaaaagatgcggacagcacaccgtatgtGCCGtggcggtatctgtgttttgcagatcttcgGTTTGCGGACAGCGAAacggatacagtcatgtgcacgaggcctaaatcTTCGCTTCCCCAAGGAGTGTGGCGTTTAGGTCCAGGATCTGGTGTGGCGCAGGCCCTCCATCTAACCACCTCTATATATTATTTCTGTATCCTAGTTTAGGGGTCAacaacctccagctgttgtgaaactacaactcccaacatgctcccttcacttttatgggagttccATGAACAAGTTCAAgcaggtgtgcatgctgggagttgtactttcacAACCGCTGGAGGATGCTGATCTCCTGTCCTAGTGGGGTCACATACTGGTGCCACTTCTTACCATCATCCAGTCTAGATACTTGCTGCCTAGAAGAGGAGGAGGCCTtgtactgggccagggatcagcaacctttagcactccagctgctgggaaactacaactcccagcatgcaaacatgctcagctGTTCTAACTCCCACAGATGTGAaatgaggattctgggagttgtagtttctgaacagcaggagtgccggaggttgctgatccctgtactagGCGAACAGGCCATCCCCTAATAATCTGGGATCCACTGGATGGATTTTTAACCCACCTGATCCTATAGATCCTTCAGAGATAAGTGGCATCGTACGTGCCCCATAGCCGCTTATCTCCGTTCCCATCCTTGTAATAATTCGCCGGTGCAGCAAACCCCATTGGCGATCTTTACTGTTGTTCTCTTTATCTCATGCCTTTGGTtcgctcctcttcacttctgtgcAGTGATTGTGGAGAGGGGGGCCTCGGCAGGCTCACACAGCACGTAAAGAGGGGGATAGGCTCATAGCCAGAGCCGGGCCCCCTTCTCATGGGCCCCATAGGAGTACACACTTGTATTGTGAGATGTCTCATCCCGTCTGATTACATTATTGGGCGCAGAGAAGTCACCGCACGTCCTTCCTCCAGTCCTGCCTCCTTCCAGACCATGATGAACATAGCAattattggggaaaaaaagtaaaaaaaaatgactgaTCATAAAAGCTGAGTAACTATCTAACGATAAATCACAAAATTGTTTATACCTAGAAATAAACTGTAGGATGGTTGTCATGGGATTTACTATGAAATGGAGGTAATAGTTTGTAAGCACCGCAGATAGGGTACGGGTACAACCGCCCCCCTCACCCtcacaagtggtaccttggaaccgaacccgaataCTGTACAGAATTCctgcagtattagaacaaagttttatgatgacctatactgagaagAGGACATCAATATTAACATACATTTTAAGTTAACATCTGgctgttacccccccccccccccaaaaaaataaataaaataaaaataaaaaaagctccaAAAAGTGCTAGGTGTGAAACCACCTATAGTGATATAACAGTAACATACAGTCATTGCTTTtgtgttaaagggattttccagcactcgcatattgatgacctatcctaggatagctcatcaatatctaattAGTGGGGGTCCGAGACCCggtacctccaccgatcagctgttgtgTTACCTCTTCCTAGGACAGTGACATCATATTCATCAGTCACTcaacctaggcgcagctcagacccattgaagtgaatagcactgagctgcagtaccatgcaca
This window of the Bufo bufo chromosome 6, aBufBuf1.1, whole genome shotgun sequence genome carries:
- the FOXJ1 gene encoding forkhead box protein J1, translating into MFDLPMAVPTDMADNWLSYQTEGEVGQESLSSTVNLDDSLTSLQWLQEFSIINANVGKTPLSSGDPHGYRHLPGSAAPCSPLAADPACLGMPHTPGKPTSSSTSRAAHLGLQPMEEIDYKTNPHVKPPYSYATLICMAMQASKKTKITLSAIYKWITDNFCYFRHADPTWQNSIRHNLSLNKCFIKVPREKDEPGKGGFWKIDPQYADRLMNGAIKKRRLPPVQIHPAFAGAQSTSSENNMGSVWPMTISSESHQLLKEFEEATGEQNWNSAGEHIWSLAENKGHKRKQPLPKRMFKAPRLSSSPMLSHDDQTELGPLKGDFDWEVIFDSNLGDNFSAFEDLEVTPPLSPVSQSVDLTVHGKHINCPQQWYPTGQNQVPVQNSLDFDETFLATAFLQHPWEEGRNDYLSNSTNLDQLFDLNEEFPPGLSDWNAMGPYLQ